One region of Streptomyces davaonensis JCM 4913 genomic DNA includes:
- a CDS encoding TRAFAC clade GTPase domain-containing protein, whose protein sequence is MTTVICPYCFARSSAAKLPYRCLMTPTGVRGGGPCGPERDDVWAGFMGPGVPPGARMRGPVFAPPRKATWRVGTGSSVPCPGCGVGTTTRVCGSCHNDLPSDYCDHDSRIIALVGAKASGKSTYVSVLVNELNHRVGQAYHATLAAMGQSTQMRDREMAEDLYERLRLPDATRPAALGFNDPLLYRLSLPRRGRLGSGTRHTALVFFDAAGEDLADAEAMDRYTRYLSAADGIVLLVDPLQLGSVRHRLPVHDGPPLPVVETPPQQIVADLARRLHAHGKGGSRGRVATPIAVAVTKTDMLRPLLDPHSPVLRNAPHPDGALDDDDRLGVHEEIRSLLTDWESGRLVRQLELDFAEFALFGLSALGAPPPAEAPADVPKSGPQPIRVEDPLLWLLARRGLLPVHRSTGKERVK, encoded by the coding sequence ATGACGACCGTGATCTGCCCCTACTGCTTCGCCCGCTCCTCCGCGGCCAAGCTGCCCTACCGCTGTCTGATGACGCCGACCGGCGTGCGCGGCGGCGGGCCCTGCGGGCCCGAACGCGACGACGTCTGGGCCGGGTTCATGGGTCCGGGGGTGCCGCCGGGCGCCCGGATGCGCGGGCCGGTGTTCGCGCCGCCCCGCAAGGCCACTTGGCGGGTCGGCACGGGCAGCAGTGTGCCGTGCCCGGGGTGCGGGGTGGGCACCACGACCCGGGTGTGCGGGTCCTGCCACAACGACCTGCCGAGCGACTACTGCGACCACGACAGCCGGATCATCGCCCTGGTCGGGGCGAAGGCGTCGGGCAAGAGCACGTATGTCTCGGTGCTGGTCAACGAGTTGAACCACCGGGTGGGGCAGGCCTACCACGCCACGCTGGCCGCGATGGGGCAGAGCACACAGATGCGGGACCGGGAGATGGCCGAGGACCTGTACGAGCGGCTACGGCTGCCGGACGCCACCAGACCGGCGGCCCTCGGTTTCAACGACCCGCTGCTGTACCGCCTCAGCCTGCCCCGGCGCGGCCGTCTCGGTTCCGGGACCCGGCACACCGCGCTCGTCTTCTTCGACGCGGCGGGCGAGGATCTCGCGGACGCCGAGGCGATGGACCGCTACACCCGCTACCTCAGTGCCGCTGACGGCATCGTCCTGCTCGTTGACCCGCTCCAACTCGGTTCCGTCCGGCACCGGTTGCCGGTCCACGACGGTCCGCCGCTGCCCGTGGTGGAGACCCCGCCGCAGCAGATCGTCGCCGACCTCGCCCGCCGGCTGCACGCCCACGGCAAGGGCGGCTCCCGGGGCCGGGTGGCCACACCGATCGCGGTGGCGGTGACCAAGACCGACATGCTCAGACCGCTCCTCGACCCGCACTCCCCCGTGCTGCGCAACGCCCCGCACCCGGACGGCGCGCTCGACGACGACGACCGGCTCGGCGTGCACGAGGAGATCCGCTCCCTGCTCACCGACTGGGAGTCGGGCAGGCTGGTCCGGCAACTGGAGCTGGATTTCGCCGAGTTCGCCCTGTTCGGGCTGTCGGCGCTGGGCGCTCCACCGCCCGCCGAGGCACCGGCGGACGTGCCCAAGTCCGGTCCGCAGCCGATCCGGGTGGAGGATCCGCTGTTGTGGCTGCTGGCCCGGCGGGGACTGCTGCCGGTGCACCGTTCGACGGGGAAGGAGCGGGTCAAGTGA
- a CDS encoding TRAFAC clade GTPase domain-containing protein, with protein MTAMTVVWGYLAWCGVIAVGVGMGRVMWEFLGIGVRGIWQGLGPWRSGRPDQRIPAVGGDEPAPLAYWWRQMWVDGLSAASYGFVIVWTELADPWLERISKNLFRGRLPSGARAASPAGAVLLVVFVAPGTAAGALVGTALATLLLGLFLVVFALLLALIWLGCAAAVPVLRGAERAWALARGVRVKCPYPLCYRPVPLAVHRCPGCDAEHASLQPGRYGLLWHRCTCGRRLPTTRFAERGALTTQCPHCAKRLPQVTGSTRVVHTPLIGGTSSGKTMLMAAMVEGLHAFARRGELTVEYASADDRTAANDLDQELQRTGWARATTGGQPRPLMLTVTRGRRRRLLYLYDPMGESVSEADRVRAQPYLQHSDGVVLVADVLADPKVRGRLGADDLARAKAARPSSQGPWDTYQRLAGELQALTGRRKRLSVATVVTKRDVLDQLTSLAVPGAEVDDWLTRIGLDPLVRILRSDFRAARYWAVSARAATGAGALESEQRRAAEPVLWLLAASGLRTGALVGPGGTAGPKERRIRLRGIRDRERTPA; from the coding sequence ATGACCGCCATGACGGTGGTGTGGGGCTACTTGGCGTGGTGCGGTGTGATCGCCGTCGGCGTCGGCATGGGCCGGGTGATGTGGGAGTTCCTCGGGATCGGGGTGCGCGGGATCTGGCAGGGCCTCGGGCCCTGGCGTTCGGGCCGCCCCGACCAGCGGATCCCGGCCGTCGGCGGCGACGAACCCGCCCCGCTCGCCTACTGGTGGCGGCAGATGTGGGTCGACGGGCTGAGCGCCGCGAGCTACGGCTTCGTGATCGTGTGGACCGAGCTGGCCGACCCGTGGCTGGAGCGGATCAGCAAGAACCTGTTCCGCGGCCGGCTGCCCTCGGGGGCGCGCGCCGCCTCCCCGGCGGGCGCGGTGCTGCTGGTCGTGTTCGTGGCCCCTGGCACGGCGGCGGGCGCGCTCGTGGGCACCGCCCTCGCCACCCTGCTGCTCGGTCTGTTCCTCGTGGTGTTCGCCCTGCTGCTGGCCCTGATCTGGCTGGGCTGCGCGGCGGCCGTGCCGGTGCTGCGGGGCGCCGAGCGGGCGTGGGCGCTGGCCCGGGGCGTGCGCGTCAAGTGCCCCTACCCGCTCTGCTATCGGCCCGTACCGCTGGCCGTGCACCGCTGCCCCGGCTGCGACGCCGAACACGCCTCGCTCCAGCCCGGTCGCTACGGCCTGCTGTGGCACCGGTGCACCTGCGGGCGCCGGCTGCCGACGACCCGGTTCGCCGAACGCGGGGCACTGACGACCCAGTGCCCGCACTGCGCCAAGCGGTTGCCGCAGGTCACCGGCTCCACCCGGGTGGTGCACACGCCGCTGATCGGCGGCACCTCCTCCGGCAAGACGATGCTGATGGCGGCGATGGTGGAGGGTCTGCACGCGTTCGCGCGGCGCGGCGAGCTCACCGTCGAGTACGCCTCGGCCGACGACCGGACCGCCGCGAACGACCTCGACCAGGAGCTCCAGCGGACCGGTTGGGCCCGCGCCACCACCGGCGGCCAGCCGCGCCCCCTGATGCTGACGGTCACCCGGGGGCGCCGCCGACGGCTGCTGTATCTCTACGACCCGATGGGCGAGTCGGTCAGCGAGGCCGACCGGGTGCGCGCCCAGCCCTACCTCCAGCACTCCGACGGAGTCGTCCTCGTCGCGGACGTCCTGGCCGACCCCAAGGTGCGCGGCAGGCTCGGCGCGGATGACCTCGCGCGGGCCAAGGCGGCCCGCCCCTCGTCGCAGGGGCCGTGGGACACCTACCAGCGGCTGGCGGGCGAACTCCAGGCGCTGACCGGGCGACGGAAGCGGCTGTCCGTGGCCACGGTCGTCACCAAGCGGGACGTCCTGGACCAGCTGACCTCCCTGGCCGTGCCGGGCGCGGAGGTCGACGACTGGCTGACCAGGATCGGGCTCGATCCACTGGTCCGGATTCTCCGGAGCGACTTCCGGGCGGCTCGCTACTGGGCGGTCAGCGCCCGTGCCGCCACCGGCGCCGGGGCTCTGGAGAGCGAGCAGCGCCGGGCGGCCGAGCCGGTGCTGTGGCTGCTCGCCGCCTCGGGACTGCGCACCGGAGCGCTGGTCGGGCCGGGCGG
- a CDS encoding GTPase-associated protein 1-related protein, giving the protein MTLAQLHYTSAPPGPDGSGFRFTAVSAGVPQGLLREAEQFIGYEPPRDCPARPDAEQLKSFPKAFSFSELSDGGRLLSRSVYTGADYTGRWGNFHAHALHLPPGARLPDGALPITAWESPRWADTTPADGRPGSVDRFEPSGLLRREGLVAFAASRAAWLAPFFADLRAVAQDPGAGQIVLVEHDSADVAQWIALACTVLPREQAHRLTFTTYTRRPQQARQQIVGAVPSSERIVQDHRYRVHDCTGRPPSEPVADTWAEVCARIWTAGRPDLFRDSGDGLGPLAVAALAAGVGLRSDARAAAARWAAGQVLPEATLSALVAGLCQVGADDDEPAALATLLERLDGQVPTAVSAPLAAQVLASAVLGGGPVPALRPGSLTPQAHAELARRLAPALRSGIADAGQPSDGRPLALLRIADLLDVDCQDLLPELAGRLARALVDVAPDERSAVTEEHPVGHPARRAPETVEAPPPRFETAALLDAVREHPALRIALFGSLDALAAADPPGAARALAGSGLPVGLQTGFPHLRMCVAAEPGGDRLARFHGMLRTAGVSPHADTAVLRTALHLVWAGVLPTGQEASLLLNELGSDLHQAAGTRDVLIEAALAAPPDDPDVPDLAVDLLRSFSTELRPAERPALLLLEFAGLLGTSGEGENWVAHVLTLRDGTTEPVPDTVMQRVCDALAERLLDTSTPESELYALARSGEPRLLAAYERAARSSRVGDRLRVVPSYVAACYCAWSAYSGTHPAWDETSSALLTKVLRPIVKALPAEDVAAVEAALGRAGRGKLDAFRGWNRPGALGRLAGRLSGRGKRVEPGTAWPGDLEPPYRGGR; this is encoded by the coding sequence GTGACCCTGGCCCAGCTGCACTACACGTCCGCGCCGCCGGGCCCGGACGGTTCCGGCTTCCGGTTCACCGCGGTCAGCGCGGGCGTGCCGCAGGGGCTGCTGCGGGAGGCGGAGCAGTTCATCGGCTACGAGCCGCCGCGCGACTGTCCGGCCCGCCCGGACGCGGAGCAGCTGAAGAGCTTCCCGAAGGCCTTCTCCTTCTCCGAACTGTCCGACGGCGGACGCCTGTTGAGCCGCTCCGTCTACACCGGAGCCGACTACACGGGGCGCTGGGGCAACTTCCACGCCCACGCACTGCATCTGCCCCCGGGTGCGCGGCTGCCGGACGGAGCGCTGCCCATCACGGCCTGGGAGTCGCCCCGTTGGGCCGACACCACTCCTGCGGACGGGCGGCCCGGGTCCGTCGACCGGTTCGAGCCGTCCGGACTGCTGCGCCGGGAGGGGCTGGTCGCCTTCGCGGCGTCCCGGGCCGCCTGGCTGGCGCCGTTCTTCGCCGATCTGCGGGCGGTGGCGCAGGATCCGGGCGCCGGTCAGATCGTGCTCGTGGAGCACGACAGCGCGGACGTCGCCCAGTGGATCGCGCTCGCCTGCACGGTCCTGCCGCGGGAGCAGGCGCACCGGCTGACGTTCACGACGTACACCCGTCGTCCGCAGCAGGCTCGTCAGCAGATCGTGGGGGCGGTGCCGTCGTCGGAGCGGATCGTCCAGGATCACCGGTACCGGGTGCACGACTGCACCGGGCGGCCGCCGTCGGAGCCGGTGGCCGACACCTGGGCGGAGGTGTGTGCCCGGATCTGGACCGCAGGGCGGCCCGATCTGTTCCGCGACTCGGGGGACGGCCTGGGGCCGCTCGCGGTGGCGGCGCTGGCGGCCGGCGTCGGCCTGCGGTCCGACGCCCGGGCGGCCGCGGCTCGATGGGCCGCCGGGCAGGTACTGCCCGAGGCCACGCTGAGCGCGCTGGTCGCGGGGCTGTGCCAGGTCGGGGCGGACGACGACGAACCGGCCGCGCTCGCCACCCTGTTGGAGCGGCTGGACGGACAGGTACCCACCGCCGTCTCGGCCCCGCTCGCCGCCCAGGTGCTGGCGAGTGCCGTACTCGGCGGCGGCCCGGTGCCCGCGCTGCGCCCCGGGTCGCTGACCCCGCAGGCCCATGCCGAGCTGGCCCGTCGGCTCGCGCCCGCGCTGCGCTCCGGCATCGCGGACGCCGGGCAGCCCTCCGACGGACGTCCGCTCGCCCTGCTGCGGATCGCGGATCTGCTCGATGTCGACTGCCAGGATCTGCTTCCCGAGCTGGCGGGGCGGCTCGCGCGCGCTCTGGTGGACGTGGCCCCGGACGAACGGTCGGCCGTGACCGAGGAGCATCCCGTGGGGCATCCCGCCCGGCGGGCGCCGGAAACCGTCGAGGCGCCCCCGCCCCGGTTCGAGACCGCGGCGCTGCTCGACGCCGTGCGCGAACACCCCGCTCTGCGGATCGCGCTGTTCGGCTCGCTGGACGCGCTGGCGGCCGCCGATCCACCCGGTGCGGCGCGGGCACTGGCCGGATCGGGGCTGCCGGTGGGGCTTCAGACCGGATTCCCCCATCTGCGGATGTGCGTGGCGGCGGAGCCCGGGGGCGACCGGCTCGCCCGGTTCCACGGGATGCTGCGCACGGCCGGGGTGTCCCCGCACGCCGACACCGCCGTACTGCGCACCGCGCTGCATCTGGTGTGGGCGGGGGTCCTGCCGACCGGGCAGGAGGCGAGCCTGCTCCTGAACGAGCTCGGGTCGGATCTGCATCAGGCCGCCGGTACCCGGGACGTGCTGATCGAGGCCGCCCTCGCCGCGCCGCCCGACGATCCCGACGTCCCGGACCTCGCCGTCGATCTGCTGCGCAGCTTCAGCACGGAACTGCGGCCCGCCGAGCGCCCGGCACTGCTCCTGCTGGAGTTCGCGGGACTGCTGGGCACCTCCGGCGAGGGCGAGAACTGGGTCGCCCATGTGCTGACGTTGCGCGACGGCACGACCGAGCCGGTGCCGGACACGGTGATGCAGCGCGTCTGCGACGCCCTCGCGGAGCGGCTGCTGGACACCTCGACGCCGGAGAGCGAGCTGTACGCCCTGGCCAGGTCCGGCGAGCCACGACTGCTGGCCGCGTACGAACGCGCCGCGCGCTCCTCCCGGGTGGGCGACCGGCTGCGGGTCGTCCCGTCCTACGTCGCCGCCTGTTACTGCGCGTGGAGCGCCTACTCCGGCACCCATCCCGCCTGGGACGAGACGAGTTCCGCGCTGCTCACCAAGGTGCTGCGGCCGATCGTGAAGGCGCTGCCCGCCGAGGACGTGGCCGCGGTGGAGGCGGCGCTCGGGCGGGCCGGGCGGGGCAAGCTCGACGCGTTCCGGGGCTGGAACCGGCCCGGCGCGCTCGGGCGGCTCGCGGGGCGGCTGTCCGGGCGCGGCAAGCGCGTGGAGCCGGGCACCGCCTGGCCCGGGGACCTGGAGCCACCGTACCGGGGAGGCCGCTGA